Within the Mauremys reevesii isolate NIE-2019 linkage group 2, ASM1616193v1, whole genome shotgun sequence genome, the region CTCCCCTGTGCAAAGGAAGCAGCTCCTCTAGTTGATCAAGGACTTTGTGACTATATTCTTCCCCACTCAGGGATAATGCAGTTGGTCCAACATCATCTAGAGACCATCCTGGGCCAGCTAGTCAGGGAGAACCCCAGAACTCCAGACCACTGCCATGGAGGACGTGGGGATACAGTCTGAGAGGAAGTGAGAGCGAAGTTGGAGATGGGGTAATTGTGGAATCCAAAAGTCAATGGGGAAGCCCCATAGTACtcgttcccaaaccagatggttTGGGATGGGTGGGTCTGGTTTTACTTTGACTTCAGCAAGGTTAATTCCATCTTGAAATGTGATGCCTATCCAGTGCCAAGGGTAGATAAGTTACTAGAATGGCTTGAACTGGCGAAGCATCTGAGCACTATCGACCTAACAAAAGGTTATTAGCGGATCTCTTTATCCCTCTCCTCACAAGAGAAAACCGCTTTCTCCACCCCCTTTTGGGCACTTTCAGTTCAAGACTCTGCCTTTTGGCCTCCATGGAGCTGCCACAACTTTCTAAAGGCTTATGAATAGGCTCCTCAGTCCCCACCATCCATACGCTGCTGCCTACATAGACAATATTGTCATCTGTAGTCCTACCTGGGAAGACCACCTGCAGCACTTAAAGGCAGTAATAAAAGCCCCCCAGGACAAGGGACTTAACGGTGGCCAACCCTGCAAAATGTAGATTAGCTATAGATGAAATAACCTATTGGGTTCTGCATAGGAGTTGGCCTTATGAAACCAGTGGTTGAAAAGATACAGGCCTCAGCAGCATGCTCAATGCCCCCACATAAAGAGGCAAGCGGGGTGTTTTCTCGGCCTGGCAGGCTGTTACCGAAGGTTTATCCTTGATTTTGTCTCAGTCATGGCCCCACTTATGGAACTCATAAGTCCAAGAGGATCCAATGGGATGAGAAATGCAAGGAAGCTTTTAGTGACTTGAAAGCACGACTATGCTCTTCAGTCCTGATTTTTCCCAGGACGCTTCGGACTTGGTGCCGTACTCTGACAAGACTTAGGAAGAGGAGAGTGcccacgtagctgaagttgcatatcttaggtcgactccccacccccccagtgtagacctaggcTTAGAGAACCCCTCATATGCTATGAACTGGGGGGAAGGACGTTATAAACAACGTGAAGCGGGATCTGGAGGAGACTCCCTCTCCCAACCCCCCCACGTGACACTGTCATTACCTTTCCCCAACTTGAAGAAGCGCTCTGCGTTGCACGAAAGCTCATCCCTCTCACCCATAggagttggtctaataaaagatattacttcatcccccttgtgtctctcatatcctgggaccaacccagCTTCATTAACACTGTATGCTACAAGAGGCACATTTTTCCTGACCCCTTGATGctatggaccagattttcaaatgaactCAGCTTCCAACAGTTCCCATTTAGGCTAAATATCCCACACCCAGCAGCCACGAGTCCCTGTCCAATGTCTTAACTGAATgcatctaaagcccactgaagttggCTGGAGTTCTTCCATTGTCCCCAGTGGGCTTCGGATCAGTCCCTGGTGGTGATAGAGGATGCGAAGCAAGATAAGGGTGATGTTGGTGTTTCATTGGTGGACCCCGTTGCAGCCGTAACGTGCACAGCGTGGGAGAgtttatttgtaaaatgtttgtcCTTTGCTGGGATCATCACAATCTGGTCAGTGGAACCTTGAACTCTTACAGAAACAACTTGGTGCAGAGCCACAATTCTGTTTGTCAGTCGTGACCCATCTCTGTTGGTTCAAAGCAAGCTCTGCTGTCCGGAGGAACacagaaaaggaggaggagtgTGTTAGGGCATGCATAAATAGATCTGCTGGAAATGTGTCCTTAAGAGAGCCACACTCGGTCTATAGCCGATCCTGTGGATGCTCAGTATAGTCACGCGCCAGCATCACTTGTATATTTAAAGCGAACAGCCTTCAACACACATTCTGTCTGTCCAGCTGTTTATTCCACTCATATCTCTAAGGGCTGGgctacactaccgcttaagtcaatgtaacttacatcactcaggggtatgaaaacgACACACCGACCCCTCTCTGAGGGCTGTAAATTACATCGACTTACAGCAGGGTCCACACCGTGCTATGTCATGGGAGACACTcttccaccaacatagcttccgcctctccCCTTGGCATAGTGTATTTTCTCCAGACATGCtacagctgtgccaatgtagcgCGGTACTGTAGACTTACCCTGAGACACAGGAATTCTGTGGCGGAGCAGGGACTTGCACCCAGGATTCACACATCCTAGGCTAGCACCTAAtgttccttcctttctcttcttaAACCTTTAGAATTAGATCAGTGTTCGGAACCAGGGGGTTTTTGGGTCCAACTCCCTCACATGTGTGGCTAAATCCCCTGctttgctttgaaaatcccaacccatGCTTTCTGGTTGCATCCATTTTGCTGAGGCTTCTGCCTTCAGAAGCCAGTTAAAGTCATGACAAGTTCAACTTTTGTGTGTCTTGGTTTTATTTGCTGTGGAAATGCTAACAGACCCTTCGCTATTGTACATGAAGTGTGGAAAGTAATTATTGGGTTACGAAATACATGCTTGAAGATTAAAAACATAATTCATTAGGCTGACATGAGCATGGAGCATGCAACAACATTTCATGTTGTCTTAGCTGATAATTTTTTTGAGTCACATTGAGTTTAAACATTAACTTCAGCCCATGTAAAAAAAGCTACCGTGCTATACTCCAGCATTAGACAAGCAAACAATGACACACTTTGGAGATATTATCAACGCTATAGGAGATTTGGGGCCATTTCAAAAATGGCTGCTGCTGATGCTCAGCCTTGCAAACTTTCTAACGGCTTTTCCCATGTTTGGCCAAGTGTTCATGGTTCTGGATGTGCCTCATCACTGTAAGACAAGCTGGATCTATGCCATTAGCCCAAACCTGACTGAGGAACAGCTGCTGAACCTAACTATCCCTAGGAACACACAGGGATCGTATGAAGAATGCCTTATGTACACTCCTGTGAATTGGGATATTGACTCCGTCGTAGAATACGGCCTTAATGTCACTAAGAAGTGCCAAGAGGGGTGGGTCTATTCTTCAGAACAAATCCCAACGTTGGTGACTCAGGTTTGTAACTGCATTTTGAGCCTATATTTATTGCTAAGGATCATGCTGATTTGAAAGTGCACACGCACACTGGGGATTGTTTCCACATAATGGATATGCTggattttaaatcaatttaaaccCGCCCAATTGTGTGGATGCATATAGATTGGTTTACACTTGAATTATATCGATTGAGTTTAGTCTGGTCATTTAAATGCCAATTTTTTGTTAAACGAATGCAGCTATTAGGTGTAGAGCAGCCATTAGTGTTTGCAATTTGCTAGCAGCCAGGCAGAAAGGAGAGAGGAAGCATcgttcagtggttagagcacttctAGCCCATGGGCGATCTAGCTACAGTTCCTCCTCTACTGCAAACATCTGGTTTGACCCAGTGCAAGGCACTtagggtgcatctacactgcaaatgaaAGTGTAATTGTAGCATGGGTAAGCATGTCTGCCCTAGCTTTAGTCTAACTAGTGTGTGTAGCAGTAGTAGTGGTGGCATGGGCTAGGAGACCATGGGGGAACCTGGATATGTACCCAGGTTGCTGTGGGTCCATGCCACTACATCTTCACTACTATTGTTACCGAtgttagctagattaaagctctCATGGGCATGGCTGCCCTTGCTACAACTAGACCTTAATTttcagtgtagacgtactctatgcctcagttctccatctgcatGTAATGGAACAAAAGCACATCTCACAGGGGTGTGGCGTGAGGCTACAGCTATTAAAGCttgcaaggtgctcagataccatggagaTGGGGCTGTGTACGTATCATAGACAGATAGATGGAGCCAATGCTGGTTTTCAGCTTGTCTCTGTTGTCCTTGCACAAATGCCCATTGCAGGAATGAAGCTGTATGTTAATCATGCCCACAATTTCCGTGACACAAACTGTGACTTCTAGGATTTTTCAGAAACAATCATGGTCTCTGTTGTTGCTTTTCTTTGTGCAAGGATGTGTAGGAGATCATCAAACTATGTTACTGAAGAATTGGGCTTTACCAAAACAAGAGAGACTAGCCAGAGCCTTGCAAAAACTATACCTCTAAGTCCATGCTTTGTCGTCTTTACATATTTTCCTATATGCACAAACTATTGATGGCAGCTATGTAACATTTTTCTAATGGAAAGTCCATTgagcaatatttaaaatattgtacgCTCTGGCTTTCCTTTTCTAACTCAAATAATGAACTTTGCTTTTTTCTGTGACAAAgcagaaaaggggggaaaaggaaGAAATGGAGAAGCTTAACAATTTTGAACAGAATTTTGGATAAACAAACCATGGGTGCTTTTTGAAATCTTCAAAAGACAAACCAACCCCCAAACCATTGTTTTTCCAAAATACATGTTGAGGTTGCTTTtggtttttgaccagctctgcttgtTATCATGTTAACAAATGCAGGAATGTCAGGAAAGAGCAACTGAAATGGATCTGAGGGCTGAAGATGTCGGGGGAGAGTcaaaaaggaaaaagagagagagagtggtttATGCCTCCCTGAAGGGATCTAATACCAAGAAGGGAGAGGAACTATTTACCATGGCATTTACTGTAGCAGTGTAATGAGGGGGTATCGGGATGAATTTATGGAAGGTTGAATATTGGGAAAAGGTTTGTGACAATGAGATCCCTTGTGATGGGATAGTTTCTCCACAAAGCCTCATTGCTTGGGGTAATCCTGCAGCGAGTGGGAGAGGGACTGAATGATCAGGTATGTCTGTTCTATTTGGAGTTGTATTACTTACGAACACATCAGAGCCTCTCAGGCAACCCTAGGTGCTGACTGGGCTGGAGCTGTAATAGGTGAATGGTGGTTTGGGCATTATAGGCCGGGTACCTTAATCTCCGGTTCTCTCGGGGAATGTTTGTGCTGCTAGCACGTCATGAATCCAGCCATCaaaatcaagcccctttaaaATGAAACCTACTTTGTTTCCTTCTTTCAGTTTGACCTGGTATGTGACCGAAAAGAGCTAAATGACATCTCCCAATCCATTTACATGCTGGGACTTCTCCTTGGAGCTGTGATCTCCGGTTCGTTAAGTGACAggtaaagagagagaaaatccaCTTGCAGTTACCTGTGCAAAGTCAGCAGCATAACTTTGCTTTGGGGCGTATTGCATAGAGCCTGGGGGTAAAGGTGAGGTTATAACACTGGAGCCCAGATCCCTAGGCCCTGGCACTGCTGTGCCCGGTAGGTTGGATTTGGCTCTCCTGGAGATGAAGTGCAAGGTATAAGCATCAGCCACTGTgcgtggggctgtgtggggagtgGGACCGGAGGGCTGAAGAAGAACCGGCTGGAGGGCTGGATTGGGGAAGTTggagaggagctcaggggttaTGGATCAGAGCGTGGTAagctgtgagtgtgtgtggcGGGTATTGGAGTGATGCTAAAGGGGGCCAAGTGGGGGGATCTGGGGGAAGGCTTGTGGGGGCCTGaaatggggctggggggagggtggatCAGGGAAATGTGGGTCAGGAAGAGAGCTAAACGGGCCTGGGAGGCTGATTGGATTGGGACTGGGGGAGCtacaggagagactgaaggagGCTGGAGACGGTGGTTGAGGGGGAGTGATAGGGCATGAAGGGTCTAGAAGGAAGCTCTGCatgaggtgggggatgggagggctgGATTGGGGCCATGGGGGAGCTAGATAGGAGGTGGAGGACAGGGGAGATGGGTGGGGGCTAGGCAGGTGGTGGGGGACGGGAGGGATGGATTGGGGCGGTGGGGGAGCTAGGCAGGTGGCGGGGACGGAGGGATGGATTGGGGCGGTGGGGAGCTAGGCAGGAGGCGGGGACGGGAAGGATGGATTGGGACGGTGGGGAGCTAGGCAGGAGGCGGGGACGGGAGGttggactggggcggtggggagctAGGCAGGAGGCGGGGACGGGAGGGATGGATTGGGGCGGTGGGGAGCTAGGCAGGAGGCGGGGATGGGAGGGttggactggggcggtggggagctAGGCAGGAGGCGGGACGGGAGGGATGGATTGGGGCGGTGGGGAGCTAGGCAGGAGGCGGGGACGGAGGGATGGATTGGGGCGGTGGGGAGCTAGGCAGGTGGCGGGGACGGGAAGGATGGATTGGGGCGGTGGGAGCTAGGCAAGAGGCGGGGACGGAGGGATGGATTGGGGCGGTGGGGAGCTaggcaggaggcgggggaggggagggatggattGGGGCGGTGGGGGAGCTAGGCAGGAGGCGGGGGATGGGAGGGATGGATTGGGGCGGTGGGGGCGCTAggcaggaggggggggaggggagggatggagtggggaggtggggagctAGGCAGGAGGCGGGGGACGGGAGGGATGGATTGGGGCGGTGGGGGAGCTAGGCAGGAGGCGGGGGACGGGAGGGATGGattgggcggggggggagctAGGCCGGAGGCGGGGATGGGAGGGATGGACTTGGGGCGGTGGGGAGCTAGGCAGGTGGCGGGGACGGGAGGATGGATTGGGGCGGTGGGGAGCTAGGCAGGAGGCGGGGACGGGAGGATGGATTGGGGCGGTGGGGGAGCTAGGCAGGTGGCGGGGGATGGGAGGGTTGGATTGGGGCGGTGAGGGGGCTAGGCAGGAGGCGGGGGATGGGATGGATGGATTGGGGCCATTTGAGAGctaggcaggaggtgggggacGGGAAGGATGGATTGGAGAGGTGGGGAACctaggcaggaggtgggggatgggatgGATGGATTGGAGAGGTGGGGGACCTAGGCAGGAGGTGGGAGATGGGAGGGCTGGATTGGGGCTGTGGAGAGATCTGCAGGAATGGAGGAAGCTGGACTGCGGTGGATTTCAGAAATGGAAATGGAGCCCCTAACCTATTTTTGCACCAGGGCTCTGTGGGATCTTGCTTTGCCACTGCTGGGGGAGGGCATTGTCTGAATTTCTTCCTAACGCAGCCCTAGCCACGTCAATCTCACTGGTCTCCTCACAATTCCCTGCTGCCCACGCTTCCTCAACCCCATTCTTCTACTTGTGTTCCCGTCCTCCCCAAAGCAGGCAACGTGCTCACTGCTCTGGCCCTTTCTTATGTTTAGAATGGGGGTCAGAACCTACCATGAGTGTTGTTATTTTTTTACTGCTGAAGGTGCACTGtgccataaaaataaaaatctgcccCGCCCTAAAGGGTTTAACTTCTCTAAGGCAGGAGGATGCGGAGGGCAACTCAGAAGTGGGGTGAACTGAACACGTGTCTGATGGAGAGGATGGTGTTGTAAATATAAACTCTGcattattctccccattttatagatggagaaactgaggcacagaccggtgaagtgacttgcccaggtcatCCTGCCTGTcacagagtcaggaatagaatgcAGGGCTCCTGATTGCCAGTCGAACGCTCTGTCCCCCAGGCCCCACTGCCTCAAGTTTTGGGTGACCAGCTTGACACACCTTTTAAAGGTGTCCCACTTTGGGCACCCAAAGTCACTTGTCACTTCTGATAATCTTGGCCAGAACTCGGATGTTGCAGCAATACCATTTTAACTATATTAATTATTTCTGCACTGTATCAACCGCCTAGTGTATCCAGCCAAGTTCTTACACTGATGACTAGCACTACAGTATCCAGGTGCCTTAGCTGCTGTATTAGGAGTGAAAGCTGACAGTAGCCTCAGAGATTTACGAAAACGTTTCCTCCCCTAGGATTGGGCGGCGTCCCATCATTTTGCTTTCCATGCTTGTAATGGGGGCATTTGGTGTTGGAGCAGCTTTTGTGCCAAATTTCTATGTCTACGTCATCTTGAGATGTCTTGTGGGTGCTGCTGTATCTGGAATCTTTATAGGCATCCTGGCTTTAGGTAAGACTCCCTCACTGCTAGAGATGTTTTAGCTACACAGTATAAGTGCTCTGACAAATGGCAATGAAAAGACCCCATGGACAAACGCTCGGCACAATTACATgctacatgtttttaaaaaatttactACCAAATTAATGTTGCTTGAAATAAAGTGGGCCTGATCttccactcacactggtgtaaatcaggagtaatcaCATTAAAGTCAGGAGAGTGACACCAGTGGAGGAAAGAGGAGACTCTGGCCTGGGTATTTACATAGTTGGTGGGAGGTGGGCCGAAAGCATAGGAGCTTTTAGTTGGAGAATGTGAAATGTTGGTTTATTTGTGCTCGGTTTGTCATTAGTAtctccagtggtgcaagtagaaataaTTTCTTGCCGGTACTGCACTCATGGGCGGGACACAAGTGGGGGCACGTGTCCTCCCCAAGTGACTCTCCATGTGACTCcttcccaccccgccccagcccggggcccccacgctctccccatcccctccgaCACCCTCCCTTACCTGTCTAAAATTTTACAACTGCATCTGTTAAACAGATTCTCTAGCTCTCAGCAGTactggaattattattattatttatactcattttacagatgtgtaaactgaggcccagagattATGGCAGAAATTTTCAAACGTGACCAGTGAATCTTGAGTGCCTAACAAGCGTCAACTTTGGTCCAAGTAACAAGGGCCAAGCTGAGCACacagcttctgaaaatcagacccctttaaaATGCCTCTGAACATTCGGAAATGGAAGCCCCTAAAGTCACTAGGCAGTTTTGAAAGCCTGGGTGTATGTGACTTATCTAAGGTCACCCAGTGGCCAAATCCCAGAGTACTGACTCCAGAGCCTTTGCTCTAGCTACTAGATAACACTCCCCAAATGAAAGCGGATCTAGTTtggaataggaaaaaaaaaatcctttaaatggTGCTGAATCATTAGGATTCTCAGCAGTTCAATCTGTGTTAATGTCTCTAGGTACTGAATGGGTTGGAGTCCCCTACCGGTCACATGCAGTAATTGTTACCCACTGCTGCTTTTCCATTGGACAGATGGTTTTGGCTGGCTTAGCTTATGGCATTCGCAACTGGAGGTTGCTGCAGATTGCTGGATCTGCCCCTGTATTTTGCCTTTTCTTTTACATATGGTAAGTGTGCATTTGCCAGAGAGCTTTTCTCAAGCATTGCAGTGTTGTTTGTGATCCAGGTTATACACGGGCTTTACAGAATGGATTGATCTACACATTGCAGGGTTGGTCCTTCCCAATATAACCCATATCTTGTAAAGGTTTATACATAGTTAATGGGATCTGCTGGGCCCCCAGCATTTTTGGCTGTCAGGCCGcttttatgtaggtgcctaactttaggcaccaagATTTGAAAATCTTGGCACTACAGTAACGTTATTTCTATTGAAACAAAACaatccatacacacacacccaagCCATAGCGCCTCAGAAGAATTACATCTCCTGTAGTAAACACACGTCGTCAGATATATTTTACTGCTATGGAAGATGCATCAAGTG harbors:
- the LOC120396961 gene encoding solute carrier family 22 member 13-like isoform X2 — protein: MTHFGDIINAIGDLGPFQKWLLLMLSLANFLTAFPMFGQVFMVLDVPHHCKTSWIYAISPNLTEEQLLNLTIPRNTQGSYEECLMYTPVNWDIDSVVEYGLNVTKKCQEGWVYSSEQIPTLVTQFDLVCDRKELNDISQSIYMLGLLLGAVISGSLSDRIGRRPIILLSMLVMGAFGVGAAFVPNFYVYVILRCLVGAAVSGIFIGILALGTEWVGVPYRSHAVIVTHCCFSIGQMVLAGLAYGIRNWRLLQIAGSAPVFCLFFYIWVLPESARWLMTKEKVKEAKNLLQKAASVNRRTISPELLDQLTPEKKVKSGNILDLFLKKCLRKVTLVMAYAWFVNSLVYYGLSLNVGSFGLDIYLTQLVFGAVEIPARFGCIFLLQWFGRKKCQGCFLLLGGAMCLIITCIPKDLPVVVTTLAVIGKFAIAASFSVSYVYAAELFPTIIRQTGVGLCSMSSRVGGIISPLISLLDKYHPAIPMVIFGSTPVTAGILCFLLPETRGKELQDHTEEAKESQ